From the genome of Fusarium oxysporum f. sp. lycopersici 4287 chromosome 3, whole genome shotgun sequence, one region includes:
- a CDS encoding hypothetical protein (At least one base has a quality score < 10) — protein MAVHVQRRWNNRPSCLLHHGPPRHHDHHHSWPISFSPNASTGIKYYFGEWNGEKLGSGGIWQAACGQIFFSIGVGFGYFTSYASYNSKHANAVQDTLIIALCNSLYEIVGGFAVFGVIGFLGYSPDDSSISLSTFTVGFLTYPLALAEMPGANVWAVLFFLTLAVLGLSSAFALSESLVTLICDCGLGRKFSRVLITTVIILLSFLLSLIYCTKFGFYLLDAVDTWINNLSLIFVVWCECVAATTLYRYKDVVGQIGWTGYLVYNIGYVLSMVLGVAIGHAVSPAAGAGVGFGIFIASNILAIILSKSPDSRPPGLFGKNNVLSKMWWFSFYSFNQLRRDLNIVVAGGKRWNIPVFWGFVLRYISAPILAIIVSFAFPLFYTKRNDPLHIFSFASACGVMCIVAAGFILPRWFDVFVPPEKLHLSDTFYAPQVVMAPLEVHHDEVIEHGEHAGEGHAEPYPRKKTEAQNF, from the exons ATGGCTGTGCATGTTCAAAGGCGTTGGAACAACCGGCCGAGTTGTCTACTTCACCATGGGCCTCCCCgtcatcatgatcatcatcattcttggCCGATCAGTTTCTCTCCCAACGCCTCGACTGGTATCAAGTATTATTTCGGTGAGTGGAATGGTGAGAAGCTCGGTAGTGGAGGTATTTGGCAAGCAGCTTGCGGACAGATCTTTTTCTCCATTGGCGTGGGCTTTGGATATTTCACATCATATGCTTCCTACAATAGCAAGCATGCCAATGCCGTGCAGGACACTCTCATTATTGCACTCTGCAACTCTCTATACGAAATTGTTGGTGGCTTTGCTGTTTTTGGTGTCATTGGTTTCTTGGGTTACTCGCCTGACGACTCGTCCATCTCGCTCAGTACCTTTACCgttggcttcttgacttACCCTCTTGCATTGGCAGAAATGCCGGGTGCTAACGTCTGGGCTGTTCTGTTCTTCCTCACGCTGGCTGTTCTTGGCCTCAGCTCCGCTTTTGCTCTCAGCGAATCCCTTGTCACGCTCATCTGCGATTGTGGATTGGGTCGGAAGTTCTCTCGAGTACTGATCACTACTGTCATCattcttctttccttcctcctctcccttATATATTGTACCAAATTCGGCTTCTACCTCCTCGACGCTGTCGACACATGGATTAACAACCTCTCACTTATTTTTGTGGTCTGGTGCGAGTGTGTAGCTGCTACGACCCTCTATCGCTATAAAGATGTCGTTGGGCAGATTGGATGGACTGGTTACCTAGTTTACAACATCGGTTACGTTTTATCTATGGTACTCGGTGTAGCAATCGGCCATGCCGTGAGCCCTGCTGCCGGTGCAGGTGTTGGATTCGGTATCTTCATTGCATCCAATATTCTCGCCATCATTCTTTCCAAGTCGCCCGATTCTAGACCTCCTGGATTGTTTGGCAAAAACAATGTATTGTCCAAGATGTGGTGGTTCTCATTCTACTCT TTCAACCAGCTTCGCCGGGATCTCAACATCGTCGTTGCTGGTGGAAAGCGATGGAACATCCCAGTCTTCTGGGGCTTCGTCCTCCGATATATCTCAGCCCCAATCTTGGCAATCATCGTTTCTTTCGCCTTCCCATTGTTCTACACTAAGCGAAACGACCCGCTACACATTTTCTCCTTCGCGTCCGCTTGTGGCGTTATGTGTATTGTTGCCGCTGGCTTCATCCTCCCGCGATGGTTTGACGTCTTCGTTCCTCCTGAGAAACTCCATCTTAGTGATACTTTCTATGCCCCTCAGGTGGTTATGGCTCCTCTTGAGGTTCACCACGACGAGGTTATTGAGCACGGAGAACATGCTGGAGAGGGACATGCCGAGCCTTAcccaaggaagaagacagaGGCTCAGAACTTCTAA
- a CDS encoding Na+-exporting ATPase (At least one base has a quality score < 10), whose protein sequence is MAASFGIQSWIEGGVVAAVIMLNIVVGFFQEFQAAKTMDSLRSLSSPTAHAVRDGNNQVIVTAEIVPGDLVELKTGDTIPADTRLIEAVNFETNEALLTGESLPVRKETASIFPDDTGPGDRLNVAYSSSTVTKGRARGIVFATGIYTEIGQIAVALRGKSSRRREPKRREDGTASTGRWMQAWTLTFSDAVGRFLGVNVGTPLQRKLSKLALLLLGTAIACAIIVLGSNEFNTKREVIIYAVATGLSMIPASLIVVLTITMAAGTKRMVQRNVIVRNLKSLEALGGVTNICSDKTGTLTQGTMIVKKAWIPGRGTYSVGATSEPFNPTQGQLGLQDAQPKDIDFQLSDAEGTPINPEEVVARDPTLQEYLNVASLANLATVHQVQGEWHGRGDPTEIAIQVFASRFNWNRLRLATGEKPQWHEVAEFPFDSDVKKMSVIFEHDQSQKQWVFTKGAVERVLSSCPRYAVGDEIKHLTPDVEQDILRNMEALARLGLRVLALASRTDIRHVIDNEAELDRGLFETDLVFLP, encoded by the exons ATGGCGGCTTCCTTTGGAATCCAGTCTTGGATTGAAGGCGGCGTTGTTGCTGCAGTCATCATGCTCAACATCGTCGTGGGTTTCTTCCAGGAGTTCCAAGCTGCCAAGACCATGGACTCCCTCCGCTCGCTAAGTTCCCCCACAGCTCATGCCGTGCGCGATGGGAATAATCAGGTTATCGTGACTGCTGAGATTGTCCCTGGTGACTTGGTCGAGCTCAAGACGGGCGATACCATCCCTGCTGATACCCGCCTTATTGAAGCTGTCAACTTCGAGACCAACGAAGCTCTCCTCACTGGAGAGTCTCTCCCTGTCCGAAAGGAGACGGCGTCCATTTTCCCTGATGATACCGGCCCTGGTGACCGCCTCAACGTCGCCTATAGCTCGTCGACTGTCACCAAGGGTCGTGCTCGTGGTATCGTCTTCGCTACTGGTATCTACACCGAAATCGGCCAGATCGCTGTTGCTCTCCGTGGCAAGTCCTCTCGTCGTCGTGAGCCCAAGCGCCGCGAAGATGGAACTGCCTCGACTGGTCGCTGGATGCAGGCTTGGACCTTGACCTTTTCTGATGCTGTTGGCCGTTTCCTCGGCGTCAACGTTGGAACCCCCCTCCAGCGCAAACTGTCCAAGCtggcccttcttcttttgggAACTGCTATTGCCTGTGCCATTATTGTCCTCGGTTCCAACGAGTTCAACACTAAGCGGGAGGTCATCATCTACGCTGTAGCCACTGGCTTATCCATGATCCCGGCTTCTCTGATTGTCGTTCTTACTATTACCATGGCCGCTGGCACGAAACGCATGGTCCAGAGGAACGTCATAGTCCGCAACCTCAAGAGTCTCGAGGCCCTTGGTGGAGTCACTA ACATCTGCTCTGACAAGACCGGTACCCTTACCCAGGGCACCATGATCGTCAAGAAGGCATGGATTCCTGGCCGTGGTACCTATTCAGTCGGCGCTACTAGCGAGCCCTTCAACCCCACCCAGGGACAACTTGGTCTCCAGGATGCTCAGCCCAAGGACATCGACTTCCAGCTTAGTGACGCCGAAGGCACCCCCATCAATCCCGAGGAGGTCGTTGCCAGGGATCCCACACTCCAGGAATACTTGAACGTTGCTTCTCTGGCTAACCTCGCCACTGTCCATCAGGTTCAAGGCGAATGGCATGGCCGTGGCGACCCCACTGAGATTGCCATCCAAGTCTTTGCCTCGCGATTTAACTGGAACCGTCTCCGCCTCGCTACAGGAGAGAAGCCTCAATGGCACGAGGTTGCCGAGTTCCCGTTCGACTCTGACGTGAAGAAGATGTCTGTCATTTTCGAACATGATCAGTCGCAGAAGCAATGGGTCTTCACCAAGGGCGCTGTTGAGCGAGTCCTTTCCTCTTGCCCCCGCTATGCTGTcggtgatgagatcaagCACCTCACGCCAGATGTTGAGCAAGATATTCTCAGAAACATGGAGGCTCTTGCCCGACTTGGACTCCGAGTTCTCGCCCTCGCCAGCCGAACTGATATTCGCCACGTTATCGACAACGAAGCTGAACTGGACCGAGGTCTTTTCGAGACTGACCTTGTCTTCC TGCCATGA
- a CDS encoding Na+-exporting ATPase (At least one base has a quality score < 10): protein MSQQLIEEAPHVSGQSNTPMTAPAHALTFEQVAEQLQCHTVDGLRTAEAERRLKECGRNEFDEQQGVQPIKIFIGQIANALTLVLILAMAASFGIQSWIEGGVVAAVIMLNIVVGFFQEFQAAKTMDSLRSLSSPTAHAVRDGNNQVIVTAEIVPGDLVELKTGDTIPADTRLIEAVNFETNEALLTGESLPVRKETASIFPDDTGPGDRLNVAYSSSTVTKGRARGIVFATGIYTEIGQIAVALRGKSSRRREPKRREDGTASTGRWMQAWTLTFSDAVGRFLGVNVGTPLQRKLSKLALLLLGTAIACAIIVLGSNEFNTKREVIIYAVATGLSMIPASLIVVLTITMAAGTKRMVQRNVIVRNLKSLEALGGVTNICSDKTGTLTQGTMIVKKAWIPGRGTYSVGATSEPFNPTQGQLGLQDAQPKDIDFQLSDAEGTPINPEEVVARDPTLQEYLNVASLANLATVHQVQGEWHGRGDPTEIAIQVFASRFNWNRLRLATGEKPQWHEVAEFPFDSDVKKMSVIFEHDQSQKQWVFTKGAVERVLSSCPRYAVGDEIKHLTPDVEQDILRNMEALARLGLRVLALASRTDIRHVIDNEAELDRGLFETDLVFLP, encoded by the exons ATGAGCCAGCAGTTGATCGAGGAGGCGCCTCATGTCTCCGGGCAATCCAACACGCCCATGACGGCGCCCGCCCACGCCCTCACCTTCGAACAAGTCGCCGAGCAGCTTCAGTGTCATACCGTCGACGGCTTGAGGACGGCCGAAGCCGAGAGACGTCTTAAGGAGTGCGGCCGCAACGAGTTCGACGAGCAGCAGGGTGTCCAGCccatcaagatcttcatcGGTCAGATTGCCAACGCTTTGACTCTA GTGCTCATCCTCGCCATGGCGGCTTCCTTTGGAATCCAGTCTTGGATTGAAGGCGGCGTTGTTGCTGCAGTCATCATGCTCAACATCGTCGTGGGTTTCTTCCAGGAGTTCCAAGCTGCCAAGACCATGGACTCCCTCCGCTCGCTAAGTTCCCCCACAGCTCATGCCGTGCGCGATGGGAATAATCAGGTTATCGTGACTGCTGAGATTGTCCCTGGTGACTTGGTCGAGCTCAAGACGGGCGATACCATCCCTGCTGATACCCGCCTTATTGAAGCTGTCAACTTCGAGACCAACGAAGCTCTCCTCACTGGAGAGTCTCTCCCTGTCCGAAAGGAGACGGCGTCCATTTTCCCTGATGATACCGGCCCTGGTGACCGCCTCAACGTCGCCTATAGCTCGTCGACTGTCACCAAGGGTCGTGCTCGTGGTATCGTCTTCGCTACTGGTATCTACACCGAAATCGGCCAGATCGCTGTTGCTCTCCGTGGCAAGTCCTCTCGTCGTCGTGAGCCCAAGCGCCGCGAAGATGGAACTGCCTCGACTGGTCGCTGGATGCAGGCTTGGACCTTGACCTTTTCTGATGCTGTTGGCCGTTTCCTCGGCGTCAACGTTGGAACCCCCCTCCAGCGCAAACTGTCCAAGCtggcccttcttcttttgggAACTGCTATTGCCTGTGCCATTATTGTCCTCGGTTCCAACGAGTTCAACACTAAGCGGGAGGTCATCATCTACGCTGTAGCCACTGGCTTATCCATGATCCCGGCTTCTCTGATTGTCGTTCTTACTATTACCATGGCCGCTGGCACGAAACGCATGGTCCAGAGGAACGTCATAGTCCGCAACCTCAAGAGTCTCGAGGCCCTTGGTGGAGTCACTA ACATCTGCTCTGACAAGACCGGTACCCTTACCCAGGGCACCATGATCGTCAAGAAGGCATGGATTCCTGGCCGTGGTACCTATTCAGTCGGCGCTACTAGCGAGCCCTTCAACCCCACCCAGGGACAACTTGGTCTCCAGGATGCTCAGCCCAAGGACATCGACTTCCAGCTTAGTGACGCCGAAGGCACCCCCATCAATCCCGAGGAGGTCGTTGCCAGGGATCCCACACTCCAGGAATACTTGAACGTTGCTTCTCTGGCTAACCTCGCCACTGTCCATCAGGTTCAAGGCGAATGGCATGGCCGTGGCGACCCCACTGAGATTGCCATCCAAGTCTTTGCCTCGCGATTTAACTGGAACCGTCTCCGCCTCGCTACAGGAGAGAAGCCTCAATGGCACGAGGTTGCCGAGTTCCCGTTCGACTCTGACGTGAAGAAGATGTCTGTCATTTTCGAACATGATCAGTCGCAGAAGCAATGGGTCTTCACCAAGGGCGCTGTTGAGCGAGTCCTTTCCTCTTGCCCCCGCTATGCTGTcggtgatgagatcaagCACCTCACGCCAGATGTTGAGCAAGATATTCTCAGAAACATGGAGGCTCTTGCCCGACTTGGACTCCGAGTTCTCGCCCTCGCCAGCCGAACTGATATTCGCCACGTTATCGACAACGAAGCTGAACTGGACCGAGGTCTTTTCGAGACTGACCTTGTCTTCC TGCCATGA
- a CDS encoding HAL protein kinase, with amino-acid sequence MESLRNIAKLRRLQHNATATTNLEVEGSTVQPSNSSAEPAPDTRKAVSTDMNADEAPLIPNLTNFDGSNTAPLQRFIALQEGHGHRIEQKLRKRSLFDRWRKILSKKQPQEDNKGPILSAKYGRCQEVVGYGASGIVHVSRKKKENGIGEELYAVKELQRRSRETEDEYIRRLTAEFCVLSELRHPNVIRTLELLTDEKGNYCQVIEYCEGGDLFTLVYSAGKLEVEEADCFFKQLMRGIEYLHEMGVAHRDLKPENLLLTRHGSLKISDFGNSDCFRMAWENDVHLMSGLCGSGPYIAPEVYTDQEYDGRAVDVWACGVIYIVMRTGSYLWHQARKDQDEIYAHYLKDRRQEEGFSPIESLNPSNCRDIIYCMLDPNPLRRITASQVLRSQWGQNIQLCQAAF; translated from the exons ATGGAATCGTTGAGAAACATCGCCAAGCTGAGGCGACTGCAGCACAATGCGACTGCTACTACTAATTTAGAGGTCGAAGGTAGCACTGTGCAGCCCTCGAACTCCTCTGCAGAGCCGGCACCTGATACTCGAAAAGCAGTATCAACTGACATGAACGCGGATGAAGCGCCTCTGATTCCAAATTTAACCAATTTCGATGGCAGCAACACTGCGCCGCTGCAGCGGTTCATCGCACTGCAAGAAGGGCATGGGCACCGTATTGAACAAAAACTGCGCAAAAGGTCGCTATTTGATCGATGGAGGAAAATACTGAGCAAGAAGCAGCCGCAGGAGGATAATAAGGGACCTATATTGTCGGCAAAGTACGGCAGGTGCCAGGAAGTGGTTGGATATGGCGCATCTGGCATCGTCCATGTTTCGCgcaagaaaaaggagaatGGAATTGGCGAAGAACTATACGCGGTGAAGGAGCTCCAGCGTCGGTCGCGGGAGACGGAGGATGAGTACATCAGGCGCTTAACCGCTGAGTTCTGCGTCCTCAGCGAGCTACGCCATCCAAATGTGATCCGCACGCTCGAGCTACTGACAGATGAGAAGGGGAACTACTGCCAGGTGATAGAATACTGCGAAGGTGGCGACCTATTCACGCTAGTGTACTCGGCAGGGAAGTTAGAGGTAGAGGAGGCGGACTGCTTCTTTAAGCAGTTGATGCGCGGCATCGAGTACTTGCACGAGATGGGTGTAGCGCACCGCGATCTCAAGCCAGAAAATCTGCTGCTTACCAGGCACGGCAGCCTCAAGATCAGTGATTTCGGCAACAGCGACTGCTTTCGCATGGCTTGGGAGAATGACGTCCATCTTATGTCCGGGTTATGCGGTTCAGGACCATATATCGCTCCAGAAGTGTATACAGATCAGGAATACGATGGCCGAGCAGTCGATGTCTGGGCTTGCGGTGTCATTTATATTGTCATGCGCACGGGGAGTTACCTCTGGCATCAGGCCAGAAAGGATCAGGATGAGATATATGCACACTATCTCAAGGATCGTCGTCAAGAGGAAGGTTTCAGTCCAATTGAGTCGTTAAACCCA TCAAACTGCCGGGATATTATTTACTGCATGCTAGATCCGAATCCGCTTCGCCGTATCACGGCATCACAAGTCCTGCGGTCGCAATGGGGTCAAAACATACAACTTTGTCAGGCGGCCTTCTAG
- a CDS encoding HAL protein kinase: MNADEAPLIPNLTNFDGSNTAPLQRFIALQEGHGHRIEQKLRKRSLFDRWRKILSKKQPQEDNKGPILSAKYGRCQEVVGYGASGIVHVSRKKKENGIGEELYAVKELQRRSRETEDEYIRRLTAEFCVLSELRHPNVIRTLELLTDEKGNYCQVIEYCEGGDLFTLVYSAGKLEVEEADCFFKQLMRGIEYLHEMGVAHRDLKPENLLLTRHGSLKISDFGNSDCFRMAWENDVHLMSGLCGSGPYIAPEVYTDQEYDGRAVDVWACGVIYIVMRTGSYLWHQARKDQDEIYAHYLKDRRQEEGFSPIESLNPSNCRDIIYCMLDPNPLRRITASQVLRSQWGQNIQLCQAAF; this comes from the exons ATGAACGCGGATGAAGCGCCTCTGATTCCAAATTTAACCAATTTCGATGGCAGCAACACTGCGCCGCTGCAGCGGTTCATCGCACTGCAAGAAGGGCATGGGCACCGTATTGAACAAAAACTGCGCAAAAGGTCGCTATTTGATCGATGGAGGAAAATACTGAGCAAGAAGCAGCCGCAGGAGGATAATAAGGGACCTATATTGTCGGCAAAGTACGGCAGGTGCCAGGAAGTGGTTGGATATGGCGCATCTGGCATCGTCCATGTTTCGCgcaagaaaaaggagaatGGAATTGGCGAAGAACTATACGCGGTGAAGGAGCTCCAGCGTCGGTCGCGGGAGACGGAGGATGAGTACATCAGGCGCTTAACCGCTGAGTTCTGCGTCCTCAGCGAGCTACGCCATCCAAATGTGATCCGCACGCTCGAGCTACTGACAGATGAGAAGGGGAACTACTGCCAGGTGATAGAATACTGCGAAGGTGGCGACCTATTCACGCTAGTGTACTCGGCAGGGAAGTTAGAGGTAGAGGAGGCGGACTGCTTCTTTAAGCAGTTGATGCGCGGCATCGAGTACTTGCACGAGATGGGTGTAGCGCACCGCGATCTCAAGCCAGAAAATCTGCTGCTTACCAGGCACGGCAGCCTCAAGATCAGTGATTTCGGCAACAGCGACTGCTTTCGCATGGCTTGGGAGAATGACGTCCATCTTATGTCCGGGTTATGCGGTTCAGGACCATATATCGCTCCAGAAGTGTATACAGATCAGGAATACGATGGCCGAGCAGTCGATGTCTGGGCTTGCGGTGTCATTTATATTGTCATGCGCACGGGGAGTTACCTCTGGCATCAGGCCAGAAAGGATCAGGATGAGATATATGCACACTATCTCAAGGATCGTCGTCAAGAGGAAGGTTTCAGTCCAATTGAGTCGTTAAACCCA TCAAACTGCCGGGATATTATTTACTGCATGCTAGATCCGAATCCGCTTCGCCGTATCACGGCATCACAAGTCCTGCGGTCGCAATGGGGTCAAAACATACAACTTTGTCAGGCGGCCTTCTAG